Genomic segment of Scomber scombrus chromosome 18, fScoSco1.1, whole genome shotgun sequence:
AACAGATATGATCGATAATAAGGTGAGCAGCCTGTCATTGCTGTGAGAGGAGTCTCTTCTGAATGACTTCCTGTAACATTGGTTGTCAAGAGCGTTATTGTCTTTGTAAAggattaaatcatttaaaacattcagcTTAATTGTCTTTTATTCTTCTTGACAGACTGAAGAGCCTTTTTAAAGTGTTAGGATATCTCATAcattaattatttgtttattacattagttattttaattacagcCTAGTTAATTGCGGTACATAATCAACTTGCCCATGAATGTCATTAGATTTCAGACATTCAGCACCATCCCTAAAACTTAATGAAGGTtgttacataaaacaggaaaaaggtGAAATATTTACTTCTAGGTCAAAATATTATTAGTTTGTGTTAAGCtcaattattatatattaaatttaCAGTATATCTAACAATATGGCCCTGGCTTTGTTTATTTGATGTTAGGTTCAGAGCCCATGGAGACTCTGGAGGATATCTACATCGGCTCCATAGAAACCGACCGCGGCACACGAGAGCAGGTGCGCTTCTACGACACCCGCGGACTCCGGGAGGGGATGGAGTTTCCTCGACATTACTACACTTTTGCGGACGGCTTTGTGCTTGTTTACAGCATCGATAGTAAAGAGTCCTTTAAGCGGATGGAGATCCTCAAGAAGGACATCGACCGTCACAGAGACAAGAAAGAGGTGAGTGCCAAACACATTTGCATGCCCGGGAAGGTACTTAAACAACACAGCTACTTAAACAAAGCTGAGTTAATTCTACTGAAGGGAATGAGGGTAAACTTAGCTGATAACATGGCTAAGCTGTTGCATGTGTGCTAATTACAGGTACAGATGTTGCTggtaaatgaatataaatgtgaatAACAGTAAAAGAGAGAACACATAACAGCGTGGAACATGCTGCATCAAAATACAGTTATAATACACTGTTATAATCATGCTATTTAGATCAgtttaaattatatttgtaCTCAAAGAGGGGGCTACACTTTTGAAGGGGAACTCCAGATTTTTACAAATTAATGACACAATACATTTGAGTTTTGAGGTCTTATGTTGGTTTTGGATATTTGATAGagcaattcacattcataaataatgattaatcaTCCCAAAGCATCAAATGTGCTCTCTAAATGATTGATTTAAATGCAGTTTCCTCCCAGTTCTCTTTAATTCCTGACATAGCTGTTGCCATTACTAATACATAAGTTAATGTAGTTGAAGTGCACTGGTATGAACAGTGTTAAATATTTCATTGATGTGGGGGGCTAATCTGATGATCCTGATCcacaggtgaccattgttgtgctGGGTAACAAGCTGGACAagcaggaagagaggagagttgACTCGAATATGGCCCAGAACTGGGCTAAGAATGAGAAGGTGCGTCTGTGGGAGGTGTCGGTGGTGGAACGGCGCACGCTCATCGAACCTTTTGTCTACCTGGCCAGCAAAATGACCCAGCCACAGAGCAAGTCCACCTTCCCTCTGAGCCGCAATAAGAATAAGGGCGGTGGTTCTGCAGACACCTGAGTGATGAGGCATCGATGTCCCGTTTGatagggaggaaaaagggagaagACGTGTGTGAAAGGGAattttgttttggtcttttttaatcagttttggTTTATTGAAGGATTTGAGGAAGTGAAAGTTAGATTTGATAGTGTTGGCCAGTGGTAATGAGAGAAAAAGGCAGGATGATTGTATTTATATGCAGAGAGCACTGTTTGGATTTAATTCATGTTGAGGTTTGGATGAAATACTCACTGTATATTTAATTAGGACTGAAAATTCTGatctttaaatgttcttttttgcCCTTTCATTGAAGAAATTAACGAATccaagctgtttttctttttcattcccattcatttttgtttggaTTATGGTGAAACTATTCATCCAAATTCCTTATGATAAATTCTGCTGATTTATAATCTGACAATCAACACTTGAATCTCAGAGTTTTACATTATCAGGAATTAATGGCGCTCACTGCATAGATAAATTAGGAACTAGCACACGTGTCCACAGGCTACTGATTTATATACATGCACAAAACATGTATACACAGACTGAATCACACATGGCAGCAGTTACAAATGTTACCTTATTATTGCAAATTATTGTGTGTAAAAGTTAGGTGAAGGGAttttattattgcattattgatgatgtacagtaaatgtgatGTTTATTGATGTGGAGATTCGTTACACTACATATCTTCTGTGCCGAGATTCACTGTTTGATGTTGTAGAGTGAATGATTGACATTCCTTACCGTAAATGGCCTTCTGTACAGGTTTTAGGAGAGTGAAAATATAACTGAAAGATGTTCATGTGAACAGTGGTTTCTGCAGGCTCAGgtgctacttttttttctgttgctacACATAAAAAGCCTACAGtacaattcatacagtaaaaTGTCCTATTATTAACAACACATCTCAGTATATTATTAGTTTAAGTCACTGCTGAAgttgaagcctttttttttttttttaccaagctCTGAAATTAAAACCCATATGATAAAATTAGATGATCATTGAACTGTGTAGCTTTATTCAGGTAAAATGTGTGCagcttttcattgtttgtttcattcaaAAAAAGTTGGACACTCAGTATTCTTATTCACCTTTTCTGTGAATATCAAGCATTTATGTAACAATATCCTTAAATTGTGTTCACTTGatatttgtttgcatgttttgtaaACAAATTAAACGTTTTTTTCTGTGCCTAAGCAGAATTGGTGGTGCTAAATTTATTGACGTAATTTTGTGTCATCATGGAaattatttgacatttgaaatgttcatgTATCATGAAAGCACTTCACTCAGCATTGTGACCTGAAGAGGAGGCTGACCTTTCTCCGCATTGTGACTTGTAATCTTCTCAAAAGCAAAGTGCAAGTTAAAATTGGAGTGTAATGGCAAAATAGCTCACATATGCAGTGTAAAAGgctgaaataaacacaaatccACACAATCACTGGCTTTCAGTTAATCCACATTGTAGTATGTTTAATTAtctatttcagtaaaaaaaaaaacaaccttcctCTACAAATGCTCTAATTATCTGAGGTAGTTTAAAACCCTCaatagatttatttttactCATAGTAACTGGTGCTCCACATTagaaaacaatgatatgaaTAATTATTACTCATACTGTTGTTATTTGTAACAATACTAATAATGCTGTTCGTATTGATATTAATAACTATTTCTAGATATTTGCACTTTATGTGACGCTGTTAGACAGTCACCTCAAAGCCCTGTCAGTGTGTTGCGTGTTCACTGCCACCCAGTGGTCAAAGTGAGTAACTGCAGCATTCAATGTAAAATTAATACCACACA
This window contains:
- the nkiras2 gene encoding NF-kappa-B inhibitor-interacting Ras-like protein 2 produces the protein MGKSCKVVVCGQAAVGKTAVLEQLLYANHVAGSEPMETLEDIYIGSIETDRGTREQVRFYDTRGLREGMEFPRHYYTFADGFVLVYSIDSKESFKRMEILKKDIDRHRDKKEVTIVVLGNKLDKQEERRVDSNMAQNWAKNEKVRLWEVSVVERRTLIEPFVYLASKMTQPQSKSTFPLSRNKNKGGGSADT